The DNA segment GGGTAGCAGCTACAGCAAAAATTTTGACGTTTTTCATGATAAGTATTCCATTCAGGTTTGTATGAGTGAAAGGTGGTTGCCTTTCGATGGAGGTATAATAGGCCTGATGAAGGGAGATGAAAAACGGATTGATTTGAGTAAGTCATTCAAAATATTTGGTCTACTTTTTACGCAATTTTACGCCCCTGTGCGGGTACCTGACGAAAGCCGCGTTGATGCTGACGTTGCCTTAAAAAACGTCATCATTTGCTGCTATTTTCTCCTTCTTGCTGATTTTTGGCGGGTTTGTTGATTCAGTGCTACGCTTTCAGGGTAGTAAGAGAAAGGGTTGTGCGTGGGGCATGAAAATAAACCTGCCACCCAGTTTGCGGAGTCTCAACGGTTCTGCTTTTGTTTGGCCGACTTGGTTGAACAATATTCACGGTAACGGAAATTTATTCGGAGGAGTCGAAAATGGGAATTTTATCCTGGATCATCTTTGGTCTTATTGCAGGTATTCTGGCTAAGTGGATCATGCCAGGCAAAGATGGCGGTGGTTTTATTCTGACCGTAGTACTGGGTGTTGTCGGTGCTGTGGTGGGTGGTTACATCAGTACGTTCTTCGGCTTTGGCCGCGTGGACGGTTTCAACTTCGGCAGCTTTGTTGTCGCGGTGATCGGTGCGATTGTGGTTCTGTTTATCTACCGCAAAATTAGGAGCTAATGGTTTTCCATTACGCCTGAAGAAGACAAAAGCCGCGACGTGTTGCGGCTTTTTTATTTCTCAAAAACGTCAATCCACCGGAGGCGTCGGTAATCTCACGATGTCCTGATACTCATTGCCCATCCAGTAAACCCCTTCTTTTGCCCAAAACGGCCCTT comes from the Enterobacteriaceae bacterium Kacie_13 genome and includes:
- a CDS encoding GlsB/YeaQ/YmgE family stress response membrane protein, coding for MGILSWIIFGLIAGILAKWIMPGKDGGGFILTVVLGVVGAVVGGYISTFFGFGRVDGFNFGSFVVAVIGAIVVLFIYRKIRS